From Burkholderia sp. WP9, a single genomic window includes:
- a CDS encoding four-carbon acid sugar kinase family protein yields MSTVRERSSDAPAYAFYGDDFTGATDTLAHLARAGLRTMLFFAPPDAARLSTLGRLDAIGVAGAARSMAPAAQRQELEQVGAAFAELGVRVMHYKVCSTFDSAPETGSIGVALRTLRAYCANELVAVIGGQPNLRRYCVFGELFAAAGANDSAQTVYRIDRHPTMSRHPVTPMNEADLRVHLQRQGVDNVQLIDWRCYAGDDAGLEAQVQRRLDSKPDALLFDVLDDSHLLALGRLIARHAARSAPVLAIGASSVAQAYALARETGSELAAAQTRSAPLLTRARGPVFVLAGSLSPLTEVQIRAAQSYLRVELDPLQMTGDAASDYLAGRLAAITGPLRDGRNVLAFTRRQPSGEGGALPALAHACASLLQQVLGAVRLHRIGIAGGDTSSLAVRALGAWGLSYIAPLSAGVTVCRLHADRAELDGMEIMLKGGQMGDTDLFEQLLTGNG; encoded by the coding sequence ATGAGCACTGTTCGCGAGAGATCCAGCGACGCTCCCGCTTACGCCTTCTACGGCGACGACTTCACCGGCGCGACCGACACGCTGGCTCATCTCGCTCGCGCGGGTTTGCGCACCATGCTGTTCTTCGCGCCGCCGGATGCCGCGCGTCTTTCGACGCTCGGCCGGCTCGATGCAATTGGCGTGGCGGGCGCCGCTCGGAGCATGGCACCCGCTGCGCAGCGGCAGGAGCTCGAGCAAGTCGGCGCCGCTTTTGCGGAACTCGGCGTGCGGGTGATGCACTACAAAGTGTGTTCGACGTTCGATAGCGCGCCGGAGACCGGCAGCATCGGCGTGGCGCTGCGCACGTTGCGAGCGTATTGTGCGAACGAACTCGTCGCGGTGATCGGCGGTCAGCCGAATTTGCGCCGCTATTGCGTGTTCGGCGAACTATTCGCGGCAGCCGGTGCGAACGATAGCGCGCAGACGGTCTATCGCATCGACCGTCATCCGACTATGAGCCGGCACCCCGTTACGCCGATGAACGAAGCGGACTTGCGCGTGCATCTTCAGCGTCAGGGTGTGGACAATGTGCAATTGATCGACTGGCGCTGCTATGCCGGCGACGACGCCGGGCTCGAAGCGCAAGTCCAGCGCCGGCTCGATTCGAAACCCGACGCGTTGCTGTTCGACGTGCTCGACGATTCGCATCTGCTAGCGCTTGGCCGGCTCATCGCGCGTCATGCCGCGCGATCGGCGCCCGTGCTCGCGATCGGCGCGAGCAGCGTCGCGCAGGCGTACGCGTTAGCGCGTGAGACCGGCTCCGAACTTGCCGCGGCGCAAACCCGAAGCGCGCCGCTGTTGACCCGTGCGCGCGGACCCGTTTTCGTGCTGGCGGGCAGTCTGTCGCCGTTGACCGAGGTGCAGATCCGCGCGGCGCAATCCTATCTGCGCGTGGAACTGGACCCCTTGCAAATGACGGGCGACGCGGCGAGCGACTATCTGGCCGGCCGGTTGGCGGCGATCACCGGCCCGTTGCGCGACGGACGCAACGTACTTGCGTTCACAAGGCGCCAACCGTCGGGCGAAGGCGGCGCGCTGCCGGCACTCGCGCACGCGTGTGCTTCACTGTTGCAACAGGTGCTCGGTGCCGTGCGCTTGCACCGCATCGGCATTGCGGGCGGCGACACGTCGAGTCTTGCCGTGCGCGCGCTCGGCGCATGGGGACTGTCGTATATCGCACCGTTATCGGCGGGCGTCACGGTGTGCCGTCTTCACGCCGATCGCGCGGAACTCGATGGCATGGAGATCATGCTCAAGGGCGGGCAGATGGGCGATACGGATCTCTTCGAACAACTGCTCACGGGCAACGGCTAA
- a CDS encoding SDR family oxidoreductase, whose translation MPRRPSATEDIGRVAIWLASDESDYVIGTTLLVDGGMTLYPGFGDNG comes from the coding sequence ATGCCGAGGCGGCCGAGCGCAACGGAGGATATCGGCAGGGTCGCAATCTGGCTCGCCTCGGATGAAAGCGACTACGTGATCGGCACGACGTTGCTCGTCGACGGCGGCATGACGCTGTATCCGGGCTTCGGGGACAACGGTTAG
- a CDS encoding SDR family NAD(P)-dependent oxidoreductase, with amino-acid sequence MEKLLANQVALVTGASSGIGYGVAKALADAGAAVVVNYHSHAEAAERNGGYRQGRNLARLG; translated from the coding sequence ATGGAAAAATTACTCGCGAATCAGGTTGCTCTCGTCACAGGCGCCAGTTCGGGCATTGGCTACGGTGTCGCCAAAGCGCTTGCGGACGCAGGCGCGGCCGTCGTCGTGAACTATCACTCGCATGCCGAGGCGGCCGAGCGCAACGGAGGATATCGGCAGGGTCGCAATCTGGCTCGCCTCGGATGA
- a CDS encoding DUF3309 family protein, translated as MLGTILLVVLILLLIGALPSWPHSRSWGYGPTGGIGLVVIVVIVLLVVGVI; from the coding sequence ATGTTGGGAACTATTCTTCTAGTCGTGCTGATTCTTCTCCTGATCGGTGCGCTCCCGTCGTGGCCGCACAGCCGTTCTTGGGGCTACGGTCCTACCGGCGGTATCGGTCTCGTGGTGATCGTGGTGATCGTGCTGCTGGTCGTCGGTGTCATCTAG